The Penicillium oxalicum strain HP7-1 chromosome IV, whole genome shotgun sequence genome contains a region encoding:
- a CDS encoding Phyllocladan-16-alpha-ol synthase: MDAATLHHSATRLLDRLTEQLDGPHGLGFMSPAVYDTAWVSMIQKSTDGQSIWLFPECFEYILQHQLPDGSWITYASQIDGILNTAASLLALQRHSRTPLQIQTISGEVLLDRVNQATRALQQLLNEWDVESTLHVGFEILVPALLGYLAEEGITFEFPGREMLLRIREQKMARFKAEYLYAPIQTTALHSLEAFIGLIDFDRVLHHKIDGSFMASPSSTAAVLMHASTWDDECEVYIRHVIQQASGAGSGGVPSAFPSTIFEITWTFSTLLKADFDLSTISPGAVQKARDYLSNMLSLSKGTVGFVPGVCPDADDTAKALLVLNLLEHKTSPDAMLASFETESHFKTYPLERDPSFSANCNVLLALLHVEDPSPFTLQIDKAARFLHKHFRESPSLNVQDKWNLSPLYSWMLMSQAIARVHTLCEQDKLPLLKSFLHEELLGLLAEMARLVIRQQNETGSWGSRNSKEETAYAVLMLTYAQQCKTDEVSPGDVRIAVRRGCEFLHSDLTTGASEHLWVEKVTYESKILSEAYVLAALHNALNVCADEQSAPQSTVVNGEIHGEVDAVADTNDVHVDDCNQSAAIINGSETSELDSGYVTSVEASETSASGMGADPAQDHDSCGQSDKSSSTIASCGGSSLRQRGPWTEEHEQILLGPFDYLESLPGKNMRSKFLQAFNVWLQAPPDHLEVVEKVISMLHTASLLVDDIEDSSVLRRGQPVAHSIYGVAQTFNSGNYVYFLALREIYKLNDPRAIEIFVEALIQLHRGQGMDVFWRESLICPTEQEYLDMVANKTGALFCLAVDLLQLGSPVKADFTPLIQQFGMIFQICDDYLNLKSTSYLQKKGLCEDLTEGKFSFPIIHSIRANPSNRQLINVLKQKPQDEELKRFAVAYMESTNTFEYIRGFVATLKAEASEMIVSLEKQGLGENLAVRKILARMSLDEE; this comes from the coding sequence ATGGATGCTGCCACTCTACATCACTCCGCGACGAGGTTGCTCGACCGGCTCACCGAGCAGCTGGACGGTCCCCACGGGCTGGGCTTCATGAGCCCAGCAGTCTACGACACTGCGTGGGTCTCGATGATTCAGAAATCGACGGACGGCCAGAGCATCTGGCTCTTTCCCGAGTGCTTCGAATATATCCTCCAACATCAGCTTCCGGATGGGAGCTGGATCACCTATGCGTCACAGATTGATGGAATACTCAACACCGCCGCTTCCTTACTTGCTCTCCAGAGACACTCTCGCACTCCCCTCCAAATTCAGACCATATCGGGGGAAGTTTTGTTGGATCGTGTGAATCAAGCCACGCGCGCTTTGCAGCAATTGCTGAACGAGTGGGATGTCGAATCGACTCTCCATGTCGGGTTTGAAATTCTCGTTCCCGCGCTGCTGGGCTATCTCGCCGAGGAAGGCATCACCTTTGAGTTTCCGGGGCGTGAGATGCTTCTTCGGATTCGAGAACAGAAGATGGCCCGGTTCAAGGCCGAGTATCTTTATGCACCCATTCAGACCACGGCGCTGCACTCCCTGGAGGCGTTTATCGGACTGATCGACTTTGACCGCGTGCTGCATCACAAAATCGACGGGTCCTTCATGGCCTCACCATCATCCACGGCAGCAGTCCTGATGCATGCCTCAACATGGGATGACGAGTGTGAAGTATACATTCGCCATGTCATTCAGCAGGCAAGTGGCGCGGGGAGTGGAGGCGTGCCCAGTGCATTCCCATCGACGATTTTCGAGATCACTTGGACATTTTCCACCCTTCTCAAGGCCGACTTTGACCTGTCCACCATCTCCCCGGGGGCAGTTCAAAAAGCCCGTGATTACCTTTCAAACATGCTCAGCCTGAGCAAGGGGACTGTCGGCTTTGTGCCCGGGGTCTGTCCCGATGCCGACGACACGGCCAAGGCGCTCCTCGTGCTCAATCTACTAGAGCACAAGACGTCGCCAGATGCAATGCTTGCCTCCTTTGAGACAGAAAGCCACTTCAAGACCTACCCGCTAGAGCGTGATCCCAGCTTCTCCGCAAACTGCAACGTCCTCCTGGCATTACTCCACGTCGAGGACCCATCTCCGTTTACGCTGCAGATCGACAAGGCTGCGAGATTCTTGCACAAGCACTTCCGAGAGTCACCGAGTCTCAACGTCCAGGACAAATGGAACCTATCTCCCCTATACTCGTGGATGCTCATGTCACAAGCAATTGCTCGTGTCCACACTCTGTGCGAACAAGACAAACTGCCCCTGCTGAAGAGTTTTCTCCACGAAGAGCTGCTGGGGTTGCTGGCCGAGATGGCCCGTTTGGTGATCCGTCAGCAGAATGAGACGGGATCTTGGGGGAGTCGGAACTCCAAAGAAGAAACGGCCTATGCAGTCCTCATGCTGACGTATGCTCAGCAATGCAAGACCGACGAGGTTTCACCTGGAGATGTGAGAATCGCAGTCCGACGTGGCTGTGAGTTCCTCCACTCAGATCTCACCACAGGGGCATCGGAACATCTGTGGGTGGAGAAAGTGACCTACGAGTCGAAGATTCTCTCGGAAGCCTATGTTTTGGCTGCTTTACATAATGCACTCAATGTGTGTGCAGACGAGCAAAGCGCACCCCAATCAACCGTGGTGAATGGAGAGATTCACGGAGAGGTTGATGCAGTGGCTGACACCAATGATGTGCACGTGGACGATTGTAACCAGTCAGCCGCTATCATCAATGGCAGCGAGACCAGCGAGCTTGACTCGGGATATGTCACCTCGGTCGAAGCGTCAGAAACCAGCGCAAGCGGCATGGGAGCCGACCCTGCGCAGGACCATGACTCTTGTGGACAGAGTGACAAGTCTTCCTCAACGATTGCCAGCTGTGGTGGCTCGAGTCTTCGCCAAAGGGGACCGTGGACGGAAGAGCACGAGCAGATTCTTCTGGGCCCATTCGACTATCTCGAGAGTCTACCAGGGAAAAACATGCGCTCCAAATTCCTCCAGGCCTTCAACGTCTGGCTGCAAGCACCACCAGATCACCTGGAAGTTGTGGAAAAAGTCATTTCCATGCTGCACACGGCGTCTCTTCTCGTCGACGATATCGAGGACAGCTCCGTCCTCCGACGAGGTCAACCCGTGGCACACAGTATCTACGGTGTGGCGCAGACCTTCAACTCGGGCAACTACGTCTACTTCCTGGCCCTTCGGGAGATCTACAAATTGAACGATCCGCGAGCGATTGAGATCTTTGTCGAGGCCCTGATCCAGCTACACCGTGGCCAGGGCATGGACGTTTTCTGGCGCGAGTCACTCATCTGTCCGACCGAGCAAGAATATCTCGACATGGTCGCCAACAAGACGGGAGCTCTATTCTGTCTCGCCGTCGATCTGCTCCAGCTCGGGAGTCCGGTCAAAGCCGACTTCACCCCGTTGATCCAACAGTTCGGGATGATCTTCCAGATTTGCGACGACTATCTCAACCTCAAGTCGACCAGCTACTTGCAGAAAAAGGGACTCTGTGAGGATCTCACCGAGGGCAAATTCTCGTTCCCCATCATTCATAGCATACGGGCAAACCCAAGTAATCGCCAGCTTATCAATGTCTTGAAGCAAAAGCCTCAGGATGAAGAGCTCAAGCGGTTTGCTGTCGCGTACATGGAGTCGACCAATACCTTTGAATACATCCGGGGTTTCGTCGCCACGCTCAAGGCGGAGGCTTCGGAGATGATAGTCTCGTTGGAGAAGCAGGGATTAGGTGAGAATCTGGCCGTACGAAAGATATTGGCACGGATGTCTTTGGACGAGGAGTGA